From the genome of Triticum aestivum cultivar Chinese Spring chromosome 3B, IWGSC CS RefSeq v2.1, whole genome shotgun sequence, one region includes:
- the LOC123069896 gene encoding uncharacterized protein isoform X4 — protein MRIPQFPILSSQHDVTHTSPLSGTLAMPPALDAASPTLRTSRPVSRLRRNHRHYHGVHLHLHYRFPSLAADGGGRGRFLLVGTYSASDGSAGQDVGSPESMANSGSAYVGLFVRMLGLDNDARDREHAICTLRHYSLGGQKCIDEIMQFPGCINLIISLLKSESARACEAAAGLLHNITSVKLYRDVAIESGAMEEIFSCIRKSTITPEIKEQCLCTIWNFSIDENLRYKLLGSDMLIPIVRFLDDEDIKVKEVAASITSYLTLSHSYHGALVEAGVIPKLVHLLQTKDDDYKIIRKEARSSLVELSTDDSYHALIVDQGLVRIPLVGSSAYKAFRPQPHSWPSFPDGSEIQRSSRPSKYGATELLLGLIPNEKKAEPDEAKINAMIGRSNQQFLARVGAIEFDYEGKEQSGSQRNDHYTILPWIDGVARLVLIIGLQDVSAIAKAAHAIGDASVNEHMRTSFMEAGAVKSLLQLLMHNDVPVREASAYALEKLSVSSKVCEKIRVEDGRELLVNVLKDSNTPVEQLEKIIHILTRILDMEPDYYASTGSEDIVDDEKCSQGNVDGELNGTSQNLLKQDELDSCSNSIFDFDVISRLIKVLKESSPSLQEKCATLLEHLAACEQHGTAMTAARTESVIEAVLEMGVIHGTTCNPENLDEPPTIMVEVSQAVGATVRLLTKLLNFDIFARSINSVRIVALLRRTLQSSVLLQSKDWVTACLIKLESRGLVDRSVGDIGMEITIYHTIPRLVEQMMTSFSSEKKRKAVIELNRIISGGVMEYTTAVATAGGIFPLVKMLEEGEGDVLEASLAVLYNLSLDPENHPPIIAAGAVPLLKRIVHVESPHWNRALQLLRTLPV, from the exons ATGCGCATTCCCCAATTCCCAATCCTATCGTCACAACACGACGTGACGCACACTTCTCCACTCTCTGGAACTCTCGCCATGCCTCCGGCTCTCGACGCCGCCTCGCCGACGCTGCGAACCTCTCGCCCGGTCTCCCGCCTCCGGCGCAACCACCGACACTATCACGGTGTTCATCTTCACCTCCACTACCGCTTCCCTTCCTTAGCCGCCGACGGCGGGGGTCGCGGTCGCTTTCTCCTGGTCGGCACATACTCCGCTTCTGATGGTAGCGCAGGACAG GATGTTGGTAGTCCCGAGAGCATGGCAAATTCAGGATCTGCATATGTTGGTCTCTTTGTCCGAATGCTTGGCTTGGATAATGACGCTCGTGATAGGGAACATGCTATTTGCACACTCCGGCATTACTCCCTTGGTGGACAGAAGTGCATCGATGAGATAATGCAGTTCCCAGGTTGCATCAACCTCATCATCAGCCTCCTAAAGTCAGAGTCTGCTCGTGCTTGTGAAGCAGCGGCAGGCCTTCTGCATAATATAACTTCAGTGAAGTTATACAGGGATGTGGCAATTGAGAGTGGAGCAATGGAAGAAATCTTTAGCTGTATCCGTAAATCCACGATAACCCCAGAG ATAAAGGAGCAGTGTTTGTGTACCATTTGGAACTTTTCTATTGATGAAAATTTGAGATACAAGCTTTTGGGGAGTGATATGCTAATACCAATAGTTAGGTTCCTAGATGATGAAGACATAAAAGTGAAAGAAGTTGCTGCTAGTATCACATCATATTTAACTTTAAGTCATTCTTATCATGGAGCTCTGGTCGAAGCTGGTGTAATTCCAAAACTG GTTCATCTTCTGCAAACCAAAGACGATGATTATAAAATTATCAGAAAGGAAGCTAGAAGTTCGCTCGTGGAACTATCCACGGATGATAGTTACCATGCCCTTATAGTGGATCAGGGTCTAGTCCGGATTCCTCTGGTTGGCTCATCCGCTTATAAAGCCTTCAGACCTCAACCTCATTCATGGCCCTCTTTTCCTGATGGCTCGGAAATTCAACGGAGTTCTCGGCCTTCAAAATATggtgcaactgaattgcttcttgGCCTGATTCCAAATGAGAAGAAAGCAGAACCAGATGAAGCTAAAATTAATGCTATGATAGGGCGTTCTAATCAGCAATTTCTTGCACGCGTTGGAGCTATTGAGTTTGATTATGAAGGGAAAGAACAATCTGGATCTCAAAGGAATGATCACTACACCATCTTACCTTGGATAGATGGTGTTGCACGGCTAGTTTTAATAATTGGTCTCCAAGATGTCTCTGCAATTGCAAAGGCTGCTCATGCAATCGGTGATGCATCAGTAAATGAACACATGCGCACTTCATTCATGGAAGCTGGGGCTGTGAAATCTTTACTTCAGTTGCTGATGCATAATGATGTACCTGTCAGAGAAGCGAGTGCTTATGCATTGGAAAAACTAAGTGTCAG TTCCAAAGTTTGTGAGAAGATCAGAGTAGAAGATGGCCGAGAGCTGCTTGTAAATGTACTGAAGGATTCAAATACCCCAGTAGAACAATTGGAGAAG ATAATCCATATACTTACTCGAATACTTGATATGGAG CCTGATTACTATGCTAGTACTGGGTCTGAGGATATAGTGGACGATGAGAAGTGCAGTCAAGGTAATGTAGATGGTGAGCTCAATGGAACGTCCCAAAATTTGTTGAAACAAGACGAGTTGGATAG TTGTAGCAATTCAATCTTTGACTTTGATGTCATCTCACGCTTAATCAAAGTTCTCAAGGAATCATCTCCAAGCCTGCAAGAAAAATGTGCTACTCTCCTGGAGCATTTAGCAGCTTGTGAGCAACATGGCACTGCAATGACTGCTGCCCGCACTGAGTCAGTAATTGAAGCTGTTCTAGAAATGGGGGTTATTCATG GGACAACATGCAATCCTGAGAATCTTGATGAGCCTCCTACTATTATGGTTGAAGTCAGCCAGGCCGTCGGTGCAACTGTGAGGTTACTCACTAAGTTATTGAACTTTGATATTTTTGCTCGCAGCATAAATAGTGTGAGAATTGTTGCTCTGTTAAGAAGAACGCTCCAGTCCAGTGTTCTCCTACAGTCAAAGGATTGGGTCACAGCATGCCTCATTAAGCTAGAATCAAGGGGCTTGGTTGATCGGAGTGTTGGTGATATAGGCATGGAGATAACTATATACCATACTATTCCCAGGCTAGTTGAGCAGATGATGACTTCATTTTcttctgaaaagaaaagaaaagctgTAATAGAGCTGAACAGGATAATATCTGGAGGTGTCATGGAATACACAACAGCAGTTGCCACAGCTGGAGGCATATTTCCGCTGGTAAAGATGCTTGAAGAGGGTGAAGGAGATGTACTGGAAGCTAGTTTAGCTGTCTTGTATAACCTAAGCTTGGATCCAGAGAATCACCCGCCAATAATTGCTGCTGGAGCAGTGCCTCTTTTGAAGCGAATTGTCCATGTGGAAAGCCCACACTGGAATCGTGCTCTTCAGTTGCTTAGAACGTTGCCCGTATAA
- the LOC123069896 gene encoding uncharacterized protein isoform X3, whose amino-acid sequence MRIPQFPILSSQHDVTHTSPLSGTLAMPPALDAASPTLRTSRPVSRLRRNHRHYHGVHLHLHYRFPSLAADGGGRGRFLLVGTYSASDGSAGQDVGSPESMANSGSAYVGLFVRMLGLDNDARDREHAICTLRHYSLGGQKCIDEIMQFPGCINLIISLLKSESARACEAAAGLLHNITSVKLYRDVAIESGAMEEIFSCIRKSTITPEIKEQCLCTIWNFSIDENLRYKLLGSDMLIPIVRFLDDEDIKVKEVAASITSYLTLSHSYHGALVEAGVIPKLVHLLQTKDDDYKIIRKEARSSLVELSTDDSYHALIVDQGLVRIPLVGSSAYKAFRPQPHSWPSFPDGSEIQRSSRPSKYGATELLLGLIPNEKKAEPDEAKINAMIGRSNQQFLARVGAIEFDYEGKEQSGSQRNDHYTILPWIDGVARLVLIIGLQDVSAIAKAAHAIGDASVNEHMRTSFMEAGAVKSLLQLLMHNDVPVREASAYALEKLSVSSKVCEKIRVEDGRELLVNVLKDSNTPVEQLEKIIHILTRILDMEVSMITAPDYYASTGSEDIVDDEKCSQGNVDGELNGTSQNLLKQDELDSCSNSIFDFDVISRLIKVLKESSPSLQEKCATLLEHLAACEQHGTAMTAARTESVIEAVLEMGVIHGTTCNPENLDEPPTIMVEVSQAVGATVRLLTKLLNFDIFARSINSVRIVALLRRTLQSSVLLQSKDWVTACLIKLESRGLVDRSVGDIGMEITIYHTIPRLVEQMMTSFSSEKKRKAVIELNRIISGGVMEYTTAVATAGGIFPLVKMLEEGEGDVLEASLAVLYNLSLDPENHPPIIAAGAVPLLKRIVHVESPHWNRALQLLRTLPV is encoded by the exons ATGCGCATTCCCCAATTCCCAATCCTATCGTCACAACACGACGTGACGCACACTTCTCCACTCTCTGGAACTCTCGCCATGCCTCCGGCTCTCGACGCCGCCTCGCCGACGCTGCGAACCTCTCGCCCGGTCTCCCGCCTCCGGCGCAACCACCGACACTATCACGGTGTTCATCTTCACCTCCACTACCGCTTCCCTTCCTTAGCCGCCGACGGCGGGGGTCGCGGTCGCTTTCTCCTGGTCGGCACATACTCCGCTTCTGATGGTAGCGCAGGACAG GATGTTGGTAGTCCCGAGAGCATGGCAAATTCAGGATCTGCATATGTTGGTCTCTTTGTCCGAATGCTTGGCTTGGATAATGACGCTCGTGATAGGGAACATGCTATTTGCACACTCCGGCATTACTCCCTTGGTGGACAGAAGTGCATCGATGAGATAATGCAGTTCCCAGGTTGCATCAACCTCATCATCAGCCTCCTAAAGTCAGAGTCTGCTCGTGCTTGTGAAGCAGCGGCAGGCCTTCTGCATAATATAACTTCAGTGAAGTTATACAGGGATGTGGCAATTGAGAGTGGAGCAATGGAAGAAATCTTTAGCTGTATCCGTAAATCCACGATAACCCCAGAG ATAAAGGAGCAGTGTTTGTGTACCATTTGGAACTTTTCTATTGATGAAAATTTGAGATACAAGCTTTTGGGGAGTGATATGCTAATACCAATAGTTAGGTTCCTAGATGATGAAGACATAAAAGTGAAAGAAGTTGCTGCTAGTATCACATCATATTTAACTTTAAGTCATTCTTATCATGGAGCTCTGGTCGAAGCTGGTGTAATTCCAAAACTG GTTCATCTTCTGCAAACCAAAGACGATGATTATAAAATTATCAGAAAGGAAGCTAGAAGTTCGCTCGTGGAACTATCCACGGATGATAGTTACCATGCCCTTATAGTGGATCAGGGTCTAGTCCGGATTCCTCTGGTTGGCTCATCCGCTTATAAAGCCTTCAGACCTCAACCTCATTCATGGCCCTCTTTTCCTGATGGCTCGGAAATTCAACGGAGTTCTCGGCCTTCAAAATATggtgcaactgaattgcttcttgGCCTGATTCCAAATGAGAAGAAAGCAGAACCAGATGAAGCTAAAATTAATGCTATGATAGGGCGTTCTAATCAGCAATTTCTTGCACGCGTTGGAGCTATTGAGTTTGATTATGAAGGGAAAGAACAATCTGGATCTCAAAGGAATGATCACTACACCATCTTACCTTGGATAGATGGTGTTGCACGGCTAGTTTTAATAATTGGTCTCCAAGATGTCTCTGCAATTGCAAAGGCTGCTCATGCAATCGGTGATGCATCAGTAAATGAACACATGCGCACTTCATTCATGGAAGCTGGGGCTGTGAAATCTTTACTTCAGTTGCTGATGCATAATGATGTACCTGTCAGAGAAGCGAGTGCTTATGCATTGGAAAAACTAAGTGTCAG TTCCAAAGTTTGTGAGAAGATCAGAGTAGAAGATGGCCGAGAGCTGCTTGTAAATGTACTGAAGGATTCAAATACCCCAGTAGAACAATTGGAGAAG ATAATCCATATACTTACTCGAATACTTGATATGGAGGTCAGCATGATTACTGCG CCTGATTACTATGCTAGTACTGGGTCTGAGGATATAGTGGACGATGAGAAGTGCAGTCAAGGTAATGTAGATGGTGAGCTCAATGGAACGTCCCAAAATTTGTTGAAACAAGACGAGTTGGATAG TTGTAGCAATTCAATCTTTGACTTTGATGTCATCTCACGCTTAATCAAAGTTCTCAAGGAATCATCTCCAAGCCTGCAAGAAAAATGTGCTACTCTCCTGGAGCATTTAGCAGCTTGTGAGCAACATGGCACTGCAATGACTGCTGCCCGCACTGAGTCAGTAATTGAAGCTGTTCTAGAAATGGGGGTTATTCATG GGACAACATGCAATCCTGAGAATCTTGATGAGCCTCCTACTATTATGGTTGAAGTCAGCCAGGCCGTCGGTGCAACTGTGAGGTTACTCACTAAGTTATTGAACTTTGATATTTTTGCTCGCAGCATAAATAGTGTGAGAATTGTTGCTCTGTTAAGAAGAACGCTCCAGTCCAGTGTTCTCCTACAGTCAAAGGATTGGGTCACAGCATGCCTCATTAAGCTAGAATCAAGGGGCTTGGTTGATCGGAGTGTTGGTGATATAGGCATGGAGATAACTATATACCATACTATTCCCAGGCTAGTTGAGCAGATGATGACTTCATTTTcttctgaaaagaaaagaaaagctgTAATAGAGCTGAACAGGATAATATCTGGAGGTGTCATGGAATACACAACAGCAGTTGCCACAGCTGGAGGCATATTTCCGCTGGTAAAGATGCTTGAAGAGGGTGAAGGAGATGTACTGGAAGCTAGTTTAGCTGTCTTGTATAACCTAAGCTTGGATCCAGAGAATCACCCGCCAATAATTGCTGCTGGAGCAGTGCCTCTTTTGAAGCGAATTGTCCATGTGGAAAGCCCACACTGGAATCGTGCTCTTCAGTTGCTTAGAACGTTGCCCGTATAA
- the LOC123069896 gene encoding uncharacterized protein isoform X5 produces MANSGSAYVGLFVRMLGLDNDARDREHAICTLRHYSLGGQKCIDEIMQFPGCINLIISLLKSESARACEAAAGLLHNITSVKLYRDVAIESGAMEEIFSCIRKSTITPEIKEQCLCTIWNFSIDENLRYKLLGSDMLIPIVRFLDDEDIKVKEVAASITSYLTLSHSYHGALVEAGVIPKLVHLLQTKDDDYKIIRKEARSSLVELSTDDSYHALIVDQGLVRIPLVGSSAYKAFRPQPHSWPSFPDGSEIQRSSRPSKYGATELLLGLIPNEKKAEPDEAKINAMIGRSNQQFLARVGAIEFDYEGKEQSGSQRNDHYTILPWIDGVARLVLIIGLQDVSAIAKAAHAIGDASVNEHMRTSFMEAGAVKSLLQLLMHNDVPVREASAYALEKLSVSSKVCEKIRVEDGRELLVNVLKDSNTPVEQLEKIIHILTRILDMEVSMITAPDYYASTGSEDIVDDEKCSQGNVDGELNGTSQNLLKQDELDRKCVQRIDFIICGGPADVFLLPRLMLLTSVTDDCNSCSNSIFDFDVISRLIKVLKESSPSLQEKCATLLEHLAACEQHGTAMTAARTESVIEAVLEMGVIHGTTCNPENLDEPPTIMVEVSQAVGATVRLLTKLLNFDIFARSINSVRIVALLRRTLQSSVLLQSKDWVTACLIKLESRGLVDRSVGDIGMEITIYHTIPRLVEQMMTSFSSEKKRKAVIELNRIISGGVMEYTTAVATAGGIFPLVKMLEEGEGDVLEASLAVLYNLSLDPENHPPIIAAGAVPLLKRIVHVESPHWNRALQLLRTLPV; encoded by the exons ATGGCAAATTCAGGATCTGCATATGTTGGTCTCTTTGTCCGAATGCTTGGCTTGGATAATGACGCTCGTGATAGGGAACATGCTATTTGCACACTCCGGCATTACTCCCTTGGTGGACAGAAGTGCATCGATGAGATAATGCAGTTCCCAGGTTGCATCAACCTCATCATCAGCCTCCTAAAGTCAGAGTCTGCTCGTGCTTGTGAAGCAGCGGCAGGCCTTCTGCATAATATAACTTCAGTGAAGTTATACAGGGATGTGGCAATTGAGAGTGGAGCAATGGAAGAAATCTTTAGCTGTATCCGTAAATCCACGATAACCCCAGAG ATAAAGGAGCAGTGTTTGTGTACCATTTGGAACTTTTCTATTGATGAAAATTTGAGATACAAGCTTTTGGGGAGTGATATGCTAATACCAATAGTTAGGTTCCTAGATGATGAAGACATAAAAGTGAAAGAAGTTGCTGCTAGTATCACATCATATTTAACTTTAAGTCATTCTTATCATGGAGCTCTGGTCGAAGCTGGTGTAATTCCAAAACTG GTTCATCTTCTGCAAACCAAAGACGATGATTATAAAATTATCAGAAAGGAAGCTAGAAGTTCGCTCGTGGAACTATCCACGGATGATAGTTACCATGCCCTTATAGTGGATCAGGGTCTAGTCCGGATTCCTCTGGTTGGCTCATCCGCTTATAAAGCCTTCAGACCTCAACCTCATTCATGGCCCTCTTTTCCTGATGGCTCGGAAATTCAACGGAGTTCTCGGCCTTCAAAATATggtgcaactgaattgcttcttgGCCTGATTCCAAATGAGAAGAAAGCAGAACCAGATGAAGCTAAAATTAATGCTATGATAGGGCGTTCTAATCAGCAATTTCTTGCACGCGTTGGAGCTATTGAGTTTGATTATGAAGGGAAAGAACAATCTGGATCTCAAAGGAATGATCACTACACCATCTTACCTTGGATAGATGGTGTTGCACGGCTAGTTTTAATAATTGGTCTCCAAGATGTCTCTGCAATTGCAAAGGCTGCTCATGCAATCGGTGATGCATCAGTAAATGAACACATGCGCACTTCATTCATGGAAGCTGGGGCTGTGAAATCTTTACTTCAGTTGCTGATGCATAATGATGTACCTGTCAGAGAAGCGAGTGCTTATGCATTGGAAAAACTAAGTGTCAG TTCCAAAGTTTGTGAGAAGATCAGAGTAGAAGATGGCCGAGAGCTGCTTGTAAATGTACTGAAGGATTCAAATACCCCAGTAGAACAATTGGAGAAG ATAATCCATATACTTACTCGAATACTTGATATGGAGGTCAGCATGATTACTGCG CCTGATTACTATGCTAGTACTGGGTCTGAGGATATAGTGGACGATGAGAAGTGCAGTCAAGGTAATGTAGATGGTGAGCTCAATGGAACGTCCCAAAATTTGTTGAAACAAGACGAGTTGGATAG AAAGTGCGTACAGAGAATTGATTTTATCATCTGTGGTGGACCTGCTGATGTGTTTCTATTACCTCGATTAATGCTATTAACATCGGTTACTGATGACTGTAACAGTTGTAGCAATTCAATCTTTGACTTTGATGTCATCTCACGCTTAATCAAAGTTCTCAAGGAATCATCTCCAAGCCTGCAAGAAAAATGTGCTACTCTCCTGGAGCATTTAGCAGCTTGTGAGCAACATGGCACTGCAATGACTGCTGCCCGCACTGAGTCAGTAATTGAAGCTGTTCTAGAAATGGGGGTTATTCATG GGACAACATGCAATCCTGAGAATCTTGATGAGCCTCCTACTATTATGGTTGAAGTCAGCCAGGCCGTCGGTGCAACTGTGAGGTTACTCACTAAGTTATTGAACTTTGATATTTTTGCTCGCAGCATAAATAGTGTGAGAATTGTTGCTCTGTTAAGAAGAACGCTCCAGTCCAGTGTTCTCCTACAGTCAAAGGATTGGGTCACAGCATGCCTCATTAAGCTAGAATCAAGGGGCTTGGTTGATCGGAGTGTTGGTGATATAGGCATGGAGATAACTATATACCATACTATTCCCAGGCTAGTTGAGCAGATGATGACTTCATTTTcttctgaaaagaaaagaaaagctgTAATAGAGCTGAACAGGATAATATCTGGAGGTGTCATGGAATACACAACAGCAGTTGCCACAGCTGGAGGCATATTTCCGCTGGTAAAGATGCTTGAAGAGGGTGAAGGAGATGTACTGGAAGCTAGTTTAGCTGTCTTGTATAACCTAAGCTTGGATCCAGAGAATCACCCGCCAATAATTGCTGCTGGAGCAGTGCCTCTTTTGAAGCGAATTGTCCATGTGGAAAGCCCACACTGGAATCGTGCTCTTCAGTTGCTTAGAACGTTGCCCGTATAA